The Leishmania mexicana MHOM/GT/2001/U1103 complete genome, chromosome 4 genome includes a window with the following:
- a CDS encoding DNA topoisomerase type IB small subunit, with protein MQPAQSPPVAPPSVPAAAPKKTPIDISALKLKMSPSVRATLAAAGVLAQCPRSIEAADEDALLKLKPMKTMVPPVKKVVAPVATTAPPPKVRRVESSSTSSSDSSSSSSNDDSSSDGSSDSDSSSYSSDDRSSSSAESVVSGEATLFHIAQSQGLVNREILTQEEEEVPTLVPPRPPVVRSFPNDIGKALVRYRERLNREENIIRIKDDNKAVSLGTSKINYIDPRIICSWAKAQDVPINKIFSATIQKKFPWAMNAENFDF; from the coding sequence ATGCAGCCTGCTCAAAGTCCTCCAGTAGCCCCGCCCTCGGTACCGGCCGCGGCGCCCAAGAAGACCCCGATTGATATATCTGCGCTAAAGCTCAAGATGTCGCCCAGTGTTCGAGCAACcctggctgctgctggtgtgcttGCGCAGTGCCCTCGGTCGATTGAGGCAGCTGACGAGGATGCGCTGCTTAAGCTGAAGCCAATGAAGACAATGGTGCCCCCCGTCAAGAAAGTTGTGGCGCCTGTTGCAACGACGGCTCCGCCGCCGAAGGTGCGCCGTGTCGAGAGCAGCTCCACCTCATCGTCCGACAGCTCGTCTTCGTCCTCCAATGACGACTCCAGCAGTGACGGCAGCTCCGACTCGGACTCTTCGTCCTACTCCTCCGACGatcgctcctcctcgtcggctGAGTCGGTGGTATCAGGGGAGGCAACGCTCTTCCACATTGCACAGTCTCAAGGCCTGGTGAACAGGGAGATCCTGACacaggaagaggaggaagtcCCCACGCTGGTGCCTCCGCGTCCTCCGGTGGTGCGATCCTTCCCCAATGACATTGGCAAGGCTCTGGTGCGTTACCGGGAACGACTCAACCGCGAGGAGAACATCATTCGCATTAAGGATGACAACAAGGCTGTGTCGCTCGGCACCAGTAAAATCAACTACATCGACCCCCGCATCATCTGCTCGTGGGCAAAGGCGCAAGACGTGCCGATCAACAAGATCTTCTCTGCAACCATTCAGAAGAAGTTCCCGTGGGCTATGAACGCCGAGAACTTCGATTTTTGA